One Solanum lycopersicum chromosome 2, SLM_r2.1 genomic region harbors:
- the LOC101251059 gene encoding TLC domain-containing protein At5g14285 — protein sequence MEAPILPFSSIPNLFSFFIFFLIIYLIAYFIIFPSWKPKLRPEASSCVISFFHGTPAVFLAVTSLLADPDRNFHSTNTPFQNTVLDYSIAYFLMDLTHYLIFYPSDVLFIGHHLATLFVFVTCRYMVYHGAYAILVLLILAEVTSFVQNTWTLASARKSDVEFAAKVYSVLSPPFYVFYSLVRGIAGPYFVYRMLSYYLSGAADNVLPRWIWVSWVFVVVTAISVSILWISNLWVELYKEMSRKFEKKVR from the coding sequence ATGGAAGCTCCGATTCTTCCATTTTCCTCCATACCCAAtctcttctccttcttcatcttttttctcATAATTTACCTCATTGCCTACTTCATAATCTTCCCTTCATGGAAACCAAAACTCCGTCCAGAAGCTTCAAGCTGTGTTATCTCCTTCTTCCACGGCACACCCGCCGTATTCCTCGCCGTTACTTCTCTACTCGCCGACCCAGATCGTAATTTTCACTCTACCAACACCCCTTTTCAGAACACGGTCCTTGATTACAGCATAGCTTATTTCTTAATGGACCTAACCCACTACCTGATTTTCTACCCTAGTGATGTTCTCTTCATCGGACATCATCTTGCTACCCTCTTCGTTTTTGTTACGTGTAGGTATATGGTGTATCATGGGGCTTATGCGATTCTTGTGCTTTTGATTCTTGCGGAGGTTACTAGCTTTGTACAGAACACATGGACTCTTGCCAGTGCTAGGAAATCCGATGTGGAGTTTGCTGCCAAGGTCTATTCCGTGCTTTCGCCTCcgttttatgttttctattcaTTGGTGAGAGGTATTGCTGGGCCGTATTTTGTTTACAGGATGCTTTCGTATTATCTTAGTGGTGCTGCTGATAACGTACTACCGAGATGGATTTGGGTTTCTTGggtatttgttgttgttactgcTATTTCTGTTAGCATATTGTGGATTTCAAATCTTTGGGTAGAATTGTATAAAGAAATGAGTaggaaatttgagaaaaaagttAGGTGA